GGCTCGCCCTCAGCGCCCCGTGGGGGCGGCGTTTGGGTTTGTTTCgttaaaaaaaagggaaaaatccaGGTTGAGGGGAAGATTACTGTTcgtttatttgtttactttaaaTTTCTCCACTTGGCTCTTTTCAGGAGGCTCAGTGGCTGTGGCAGGAGCTGTGTCCTGGCAGCGTCAGGCAGCGCCCTTCTAAAGGCTGGCTTACaacccattaaaaaaatgcataaatttgAGTGAATAATTATTTGAGCTGATGAAATATCTGTCCTAAATTGAGCACAGTTCTTCAAAGATTTTGGAAAACTTTCACCTTTCAagatacatttatataaaatacacataATGGTCTCTCCAGGTTTAGTAATTCTCATTTTACTAATTCTACCTTTATTGAAAGAGTTTGGGGTTGAGGTCAGGTGAAATCTTAGCCGAAATTAAACTGAAGAAGCTGAACTGGAGTTTGgtctgaagaaaatgagaattaatAGTACTTGTTTAAAACTCTGGTCTAAGGGTTTGGTATAGATGTAGTATTATATACTGTTCAGTAATAAGATGGAGGCAGTGTATGTGTGCAATCTAGCAGTTAAACAGCCCAAATGTGTAGTCCTGGGCAGTTAATTCCTTTTTATACCGATAAAATGAAACATGATGAGTGCAGGCACACAAAGCTCATCAGCGTGTCGATGTGCCTGGCCCCCAGACAAGGTCCACCTCTGCctttggagctgctgctcctgcctgacCGCAGCTGAGGCCGTGAGCAAGCGTAGGAGCACCGGTGGTGAGAGCGTGGCACGAGAGCAGCCTTTGAAATTGTGCGCCGAGATCATCTCATGCAGGGCAGAGAGCTTCCCCGCAGTTAATGGCCCACTTTTAATCTGAAGAACATCAGCCTGTGGTGTTTAATAGCACTAGTGCACCCCGAATCCATTAATTTGTTTAGTCCCTTTTGAACTCTTTTAATTCGCTTGCTCTCCACGgcatcctgccccagcaggtTCACCTGTGGCCGAAGCGCTACGTGAAAAACTTGCTTCGCCTTGTTTGCCTTGGGATTTCTTCGGTGTCCCCAGCTTTTGTCTTAACCGTATGCTGCGTAACTATTCTTCAGTCTTCCTCGCAGTATCCGTGACTCAGGAGCTCTTTATCAGattctccctgcctgccccaccTGTCACGTAGTTTGCCAGCGTCCTCGGCTTTTTGGTCTCCTCATGCAGGAGCTGACTTCTCCTTCTGGTGCTCCGGGTAACCCTTCCCTGCGTCATCAGAACGTGGCGCAGCACAGATTTAAGCAGCAACGTACTAACGTTTGCtactttgctttctgttcctttcaggATAGCTGCCAACGCTGGATTTGGCTACTCCTGAGTTTTAACCAGTGCTCTCTTCTTGGAGCTATCGACAATAACCCCCAGGTCTCTTTTCCTGAGAGGTAATACCTGAAGCTATCAACAATAACCCTGAGAGGTAATAGCTGAGTTAGAGCCTGTAACTCTGTGTATGATTAATTTTTCCAAGATGTGTTACTTATCGACATTAAATCCCGTCTGCTGTTGTATCCCCTCATCGCACTGGCTATGTGATCTTTTCCCTGGTTCTGGGCACAAGTATTTGGGATAATTTTGTCCTCCCTGTGAACGTTGTCACCTCGCCCCTCCCTGTTCCCCGTTTGTAACCGTGCTGACCAACAGGTAGCCTGGTCCAGATGGGTGAGGGATCCCTTCTGTTAGCCCCTTTCCTTAGGGAGTGCCCGTGAAAATGTTTATTCCTGCactatgattttttaaaaaaataaccagtTACCTACAGGAGAGGCTTCCTTTCCTGTCCCCAAAATCTTGCTCTCTTAGAATCAGTCAGGGAATCTTGGTGAATCTCCAGGAACACCTAAGTGACAAGTTCCAGCTGAAAGTATTACATGATAGTTGAGTCTGTTTTATGTAGGTAGAACTAAAATATgctgatttctgttttcctgactTCGTAGCGTCCCCTAACACAGAGTTCCCATGTCACTACGTATGCAGCGTGAGCAGCTTGcccaattttttaaattactgtgcagcactttgaaatgagaaaaaacacaacggaaagaaaaatcctgtacatAAAACCGTGTCCACAGGACGATCGTTAGTCACTTCTTTAATTTCGGTTAATATTAAACGTTTCGCTTGAGTCTAACAGCGCCGAGCGGTTGAATAAGCTTGGCTGGGTTTTACCTACCCACTGCTCTGCCTGGCGTTTCGCTTTGGCCTCTGTCCCTCAGCCTCAAGAGATTATTCATTTCTGAGTACACAAGCTCGGGATAAACTGCTTAACTGACATTTTGAGTCTATTAATATCATTCGTTTTGTTTTGGTACGAGAGGAAGCGGGGCCAAGCCACCAGTACCAAATTAACCAAACAAACAggagttgttttatttatttttttttaattttttatttttaaccaaatCTTGCTGTGCCATTGATGTTGTAAAGGAACCGGTGTGTGCTGTGACCTGGGCAACTCCACAGTGGGAAAATCAGGGTCTCAGGCttaaagtgatttatttattttttttaacctcctcAGCTTGTGGGATCAAGCAATTTGGGGAAGAAACGTGAGGAGGAGAAAATTAAGTGAATTTCTAGCCGCCACGCTTGGAGAAAACCGTGATGTTTTCCTGAGAGGCACCCTCCATGGCTTTGGATGCTCCCAGCTGGGTTTCCTGAGGCAGAAACTCGTCTTTCTGAAGGAGGATGTGCTGCCTCGTGCAGGTTTGGTGCCTGTCCTTGCTCTCGTCCTCGTTCCCAACTCAGGGGTCTGCAGAAGAGCTCGACGCCTCTGCGTGGCCTCCCAGACTCGAGGTGCGTGTTCCCCTAAAGACACATCTCGCCAGGGCGATCTGGAGGGGGAGTTGGGTCTAATGATACCATACGATACCCAAATACCTCCTGTATTGGCTCGTATTTAGAGATCATTTGCCTAAAATCCTGGCCTTACGAAATCCATTAGGATTTGGGAgggtttttcttatttttttgtgtattgGCCTCAACGTCGAGAACGATGTGGGTGAGTTTAGCAGCGCTAAGATCTTGAGACCCGGTCTGGCCACATCCACGCTACTGAACGTGGATTTTTAGCCCCTCAAAAAGAGTTTCTTTATCCCCCGCTCCGTTCTCTTGCTCTGGAACGGCGTTGTACAATTCTATAACCAGCTCTTTAAAATCCCCAAAGCCTGCTAGGAGCAAGGGGTGACGGCTGCGACTGCCCTGAATATTTTCCACGTGTTCCTCCCGCTCGGGAGGCACCCGGGCGCCTTCCTGCCTTTAAAAACGAGAGCGATCCCACGATTAAATCCATCGTGTCTCAACGGGACCTTCTTGCTCCACGTGATGAGAGCGGCTGATTGCCTCCTCGAAGCGAGGCTTCCAAAACCCCTTCGTGCAGGCTGGGACGGCTTTCGTCACGGCCGCGCGGAGGGGTTTGCCTCCCTGCCGTGGCTTCTGGCGAGCCGAGAGCGGCGAGGGGAAGCCGTGCCCGAGCCCTGTCCCCTGTAAGAGCACAGATCTGGGGCACCTGCCTCTCTTGTCTCAGTTTTGCGGAGCCTTAATTTCTTCTGACGTATAGAAAAGCTTTAATTGGGCCATCAGACGATGAAGTTCTTGCGTGCCGCTGCTTCGATGAGTGTTTCTTTTACGGCTGCTGTTCTTTTTGCTCTGCCTTGCGgagttttctcttttatttttttttttcagctcgAGCAGGGCAGTTACTTCCCTGCGCCCGTCGCAGCGCTGATGCGAGAGCTGGTGCTCCGAGCCTCGTGCGGTTTTAAAGCACTTTTGACGGCTCCTCCACATGGGAGCGcgctgggtgctgagcaggatGTTTGGAGGTGCTTGAGAAGACAAACCTCAAAACGAAGCGATGGCTGCTGCAAGCGCAGCTtaaaacaaatccttttttttttgggggggggggatgcgggggttgtttgaaaaagaagaagggAGCCCGGCTTGTTGGCCACGCAGAGCGCAGCAGTGGGCTTCCCGGCTGCTCGCCCTTCGCAGTGCTGGGGCTGTCACCAGGTTTTTTTAGAGCTGGGTTTTCACCAAAAGGGACGGTTTTTGTCCAGGTTTTGTCCCACACGGCGCGGCCGGGCGCTTCTCTCCCGGCGGATGCAGCTCGCGAATCGAAAAAATTCGGTGTCTTATCCTGCTGGAAGCAGGAAAACGTTTGGAAACGTGATGCGAGCGCGCCTTGAGagcctgatttaaaaaaaaaaaaaccaccggGGTCAAGCAGAAGCCACCGAACGTGTCTGTGGTTGCACAAACAGCCTTGCGCACAGAGCTCGCACAGTTCCCGGTTCTGGCATGCCCGACGCCGGGTTGTTGCACGCTCGGGGCTGACACAGCAGCAGATGGTtatccccccccgccccccttttCCCACCATCCTGGCTCCTAAAATGAAAGCCGGGTGCGTGGTGGACCCGAGCTGCTGCTCGGTGCCCCATcgccaccccctttttttttttggcaccaGAGGTTTCCGGCTCGTGGCGGGCTCCTCTGCTCGGCGCAGCGGTGCTGCCGCTGGAAATTCCCGGCTGTTTTGGGTGCGCTGGCACAGCAGagcctcccctccccgcagccggGAGAAGCCAAGAGGGGAAGAGACACTCACGAGgtttccttttctgctctttgcctccttatgcttttttttttttttaaactgtcctgtttgctttgtttgctttttttttttttccctcctttgccTTTAACTCTTTGCTTTcactcccagccctgctcttccCTTCGCGGCACCGACCCAGCTTCGGCAAATTCTCAAGTACCCTTTAACACCCAGGTCCTCTGCCAAGGGtaccttgttttgtttttttttttcttttttcttgcatctAATCTTGGCTAGTTTTGGAAGCTGAGCGGATCCAAGCTGCTGAAATGTGTCGCTCCTAGGAAAAAGCCAAGGTGCCGGGGGCTGTGTCGTAGATGGGACCGATGGAAATGAGCCGGAGCTCCTCTACGGCCGGGGTGGGCAGCCCAGCGTGGCCGTTTCGGgggaaattttcttctttggggAGCGTGATGAAGACCTGCTGGGGCTCAGTAAAGCAGATGAGGACTTGGTGCTGCTCCCCGAGCAGCTTTTTGGGACCTCAGGTATTTATTCTCGGGCCTGTTTGTGTTTAAACCCCGACCTGCCCGTCCCCGCGGCCCAGGGCTCGTtccccagccagccctggcTCTTCCCCTCCGCTCCATTCCAAAgggaaaattaataattaaccGCCTCGTCCTTTGGCATAACACCTGCTGCCCGCTGGTGACGCCGGCCCAGACGTAGCCTGGCGCCTGTTTGCTTTTCCCACCCACCGTGTTTTCGGGGTGGGATCTCTTCCTCTGCCCCCCGTCCCCTTGGTGGCACCGGTGTTTGCAAGGTCCTCTCGTCCTGGCCTTCCCCTTCCGCGCGCCTCCCTCCACCCCAAATGGCCTCGCTCCTTCCCTGGGGGAACTTCAGAAGCTCatgctgccctcctcctgcctgggtTGCGTCTCTCGGGAAGCAAAATACGGAGAATATTCCCCCAAACCTCCTGTCTTTGGCTTTGGTGGGGTCTCCCCGGGCATGCCAGTGGGCCGCCAGccccctgcagcatccccgCCCGCTGCTGGGGCTCTCTTCCTCGGGTTGTGTGCCACGGAAACAGGGCGA
This genomic stretch from Anser cygnoides isolate HZ-2024a breed goose chromosome 3, Taihu_goose_T2T_genome, whole genome shotgun sequence harbors:
- the LOC106038104 gene encoding uncharacterized protein, with amino-acid sequence MGVQAHVGVQERVGVQERVGVQAREAARACGEAVQASARAAVRARTRTCEYGRAWLRVRACTDVRDSCQRWIWLLLSFNQCSLLGAIDNNPQVSFPESLWDQAIWGRNVRRRKLSEFLAATLGENRDVFLRGTLHGFGCSQLGFLRQKLVFLKEDVLPRAGLVPVLALVLVPNSGVCRRARRLCVASQTRGKSQGAGGCVVDGTDGNEPELLYGRGGQPSVAVSGEIFFFGERDEDLLGLSKADEDLVLLPEQLFGTSDALVAQRDSREGEPSVFSHPKSATAQENPQFLLL